A region of Paenibacillus sp. JNUCC-31 DNA encodes the following proteins:
- a CDS encoding YitT family protein → MQQQQHLHNNRKKRLTTLIPLNGPWRNVVDTASIILGSFLIAVAFNLFLLPNQIASGGVSGLSILGKHWLGLEPAYTQWAINIPLLIAGFLLIGKQYGIRSVLGSIVLPLFVYLTKDWAIPTTNPLLGSLYGGIGVGLGIGIVYRGRGSTGGMSILARIVQKYSGLSYSLCVVIMDATVIIMAAFVLSLEQSLYALIGLYVTGKVIDAVEMGLGYSKVAYIISNQIEPITKVILEDLDRGLTKLEAKGGYTDDQRTVLMVVVGQNEVPRLKALIRSVDPGAFVIISNAHEVLGEGFKREHT, encoded by the coding sequence ATGCAGCAGCAACAGCATTTACACAATAATCGCAAAAAGAGGTTGACCACCCTCATCCCCCTGAACGGCCCCTGGAGAAATGTCGTGGATACCGCATCCATCATTTTAGGTTCGTTTTTGATTGCCGTGGCCTTTAATTTATTCTTACTTCCAAACCAGATTGCGTCAGGCGGAGTATCCGGGTTATCGATATTGGGCAAACATTGGCTGGGGCTTGAACCGGCTTATACCCAGTGGGCCATTAATATTCCTCTTCTGATCGCAGGTTTTCTCCTGATTGGCAAGCAGTATGGTATCCGTTCAGTGCTCGGAAGTATTGTGCTTCCACTGTTTGTCTATCTCACGAAAGACTGGGCTATTCCAACAACGAATCCGCTGCTCGGTTCTCTTTATGGAGGAATTGGGGTTGGACTTGGTATTGGGATTGTATACAGGGGGAGAGGTTCAACAGGAGGCATGAGCATCCTCGCCAGAATCGTGCAAAAGTACAGTGGACTGAGTTACTCTCTTTGCGTCGTGATTATGGATGCTACAGTCATTATTATGGCAGCCTTTGTATTGTCATTGGAGCAGTCGCTTTATGCGCTGATTGGGTTGTACGTTACAGGGAAAGTCATTGATGCCGTAGAGATGGGATTGGGGTACTCCAAGGTGGCGTACATTATCTCTAACCAGATCGAACCGATTACGAAGGTGATTCTCGAAGATCTGGATCGCGGATTGACGAAGCTGGAGGCAAAAGGCGGATACACCGATGATCAGCGAACCGTACTGATGGTTGTGGTTGGGCAAAATGAGGTACCGAGATTAAAAGCATTAATCCGGTCGGTAGACCCAGGGGCTTTTGTCATCATTAGTAATGCGCATGAAGTGCTTGGCGAAGGCTTTAAGCGCGAACACACGTAA
- the prfB gene encoding peptide chain release factor 2 (programmed frameshift), which yields MIDPSVKQDLREIGKKLTNLRGSLDLDLKQEMIENFEVKMSAPDFWDNNDKAQSLIAELNAVKGSVDQYTKLQQDYDDAVMMAELADEEGDDDLAVEIANSVTAIVSKVEEFELQLLLNQPYDKMNAILELHPGAGGTESQDWGQMLMRMYTRWAEKRGFKVEVLDYLAGDEAGIKSVTLSIKGHNAYGYLKAEKGVHRLVRISPFDSSGRRHTSFVSCDVVPEIDDTIELDIRTEDLKIDTYRASGAGGQHINTTDSAVRITHLPTGVVVTCQNERSQIKNRERAMTMLRSKLYERKIEEQKQQLDEIRGEQSDIAWGSQIRSYVFHPYSMVKDHRTSVETGNTGAVMDGDLDGFIDGYLRSQIKVDTD from the exons ATGATCGATCCAAGCGTGAAGCAGGACCTGCGTGAAATAGGCAAGAAACTAACAAATCTTAGGGGGTCTCTT GACTTAGATCTGAAGCAAGAGATGATCGAGAACTTCGAGGTGAAGATGTCCGCCCCGGATTTCTGGGATAATAATGATAAGGCCCAATCTTTAATCGCTGAGCTGAATGCGGTAAAGGGATCTGTGGATCAATACACCAAGCTGCAGCAGGATTATGACGATGCCGTGATGATGGCAGAGCTGGCTGATGAAGAAGGCGACGATGATCTGGCCGTTGAGATCGCCAACAGTGTGACGGCCATCGTGAGCAAGGTAGAAGAGTTCGAGTTACAGCTTCTCCTGAATCAGCCGTATGACAAGATGAATGCCATTCTGGAGCTTCACCCCGGTGCTGGGGGTACCGAGTCACAGGACTGGGGACAGATGCTGATGCGGATGTATACACGTTGGGCCGAGAAGCGCGGCTTCAAGGTGGAGGTACTGGATTATCTGGCAGGCGATGAGGCAGGAATCAAGAGTGTAACGTTATCCATCAAGGGGCATAACGCTTATGGGTATCTGAAAGCTGAGAAGGGGGTTCACCGGTTGGTGAGGATCTCACCTTTTGACTCCTCTGGACGCCGGCATACTTCCTTCGTATCCTGTGATGTGGTGCCTGAGATTGATGACACGATTGAATTGGACATTCGAACAGAAGATCTCAAGATCGATACGTATCGTGCGAGTGGCGCGGGTGGACAGCATATCAATACCACCGACTCAGCCGTACGGATTACTCACCTTCCAACAGGTGTGGTGGTAACGTGTCAGAATGAACGTTCACAGATCAAGAACCGTGAGCGAGCGATGACGATGCTTCGTTCCAAATTATATGAACGTAAAATTGAAGAACAAAAACAACAGCTGGACGAAATCCGAGGAGAACAGTCGGATATTGCGTGGGGTAGCCAGATTCGCTCCTATGTATTCCATCCCTATAGTATGGTAAAGGATCACCGTACGAGCGTGGAGACTGGAAACACAGGAGCAGTTATGGATGGCGACCTCGATGGATTCATCGATGGTTATTTGCGCAGCCAGATTAAAGTAGATACCGATTAA
- the secA gene encoding preprotein translocase subunit SecA, translating to MLGLVKKIFGDMNERDVKRLMKTVDVINKLEPQFQALSDEQLKSKTDEFRARIEKGETTDELLPEAFATVREASRRVLGKRHYDVQMLGGIALHEGRISEMKTGEGKTLVGTLPVYLNALMSKGVHVVTVNDYLAQRDSQEMGQIYEFMGMTVGVNLSGMDHALKQHAYACDITYGTNNEFGFDYLRDNMVLYKEQMVQRPLFFCIIDEVDSILVDEARTPLIISGQAQKSTDLYYAADRFVKRLVPEEDFTVDIKVKSVALTEAGVAKAEKAFGIENLYDHANVTLNHHIVQGLKANVIMRRDVDYVVSDEEVLIVDEFTGRLMAGRRYSDGLHQAIEAKEGIEVQNESMTLATITFQNYFRMYRKLAGMTGTAKTEEEEFKKIYGLEVLQIPTNRPNKRNDMADVVYKSIDGKFKAVVEEIVERHSKNQPVLVGTVSIENSERLSDMLKRRGIRHQVLNAKYHAEEAEIISGAGQAGAVTIATNMAGRGTDIILGEGVAEVGGLHIIGTERHESRRIDNQLRGRAGRQGDPGSTQFYLSLGDELMKRFGADNVLNMMERLGFEEDQPIESRMITRAVESAQKRVEGNNFDVRKVVLQYDDVMNQQREIIYKQRREVLESENIKQIVMDMIKPSIERIVEAHCGDDIPENWELQEVADYMNSKLLDEGSVTKDDLWGKEAEEIIDYLFEKVQNKYNAREERIGEEMVREFEKVVVLRAVDSKWMDHIDAMDQLRQGIHLRAYGGTDPLREYQFEGFEMFHQMIASIQEEVATYVMRAQIESNQERQAVVDESQISTSGEPAEKRPVKVSDQIGRNDPCPCGSGKKFKHCHGQE from the coding sequence ATGCTAGGACTTGTCAAAAAGATCTTCGGCGACATGAACGAACGTGATGTTAAACGTCTGATGAAGACAGTCGATGTGATCAATAAACTGGAACCACAATTTCAGGCTCTGTCTGATGAACAACTGAAATCCAAAACGGATGAATTCCGTGCCCGCATTGAAAAGGGAGAAACTACGGATGAACTTCTTCCGGAAGCATTTGCAACCGTACGTGAGGCATCTCGCCGTGTACTGGGCAAACGTCACTATGACGTACAGATGCTCGGAGGCATTGCCTTGCATGAAGGCCGGATTTCAGAGATGAAGACGGGTGAAGGTAAGACACTGGTAGGAACACTCCCGGTATACCTGAATGCATTGATGTCCAAAGGTGTACACGTGGTAACGGTCAATGATTATTTGGCTCAACGGGATAGCCAGGAAATGGGACAAATTTATGAATTCATGGGCATGACGGTAGGGGTTAACCTGAGCGGTATGGACCATGCGTTGAAGCAACATGCTTATGCATGTGATATTACGTACGGAACGAATAACGAATTCGGTTTTGACTATTTGCGTGACAACATGGTGTTGTACAAAGAGCAGATGGTACAGCGTCCATTGTTCTTCTGTATCATTGATGAAGTGGACTCCATTCTGGTCGATGAGGCGCGTACACCTCTGATCATTTCGGGACAAGCTCAGAAATCGACAGACCTGTACTACGCAGCTGACCGTTTCGTGAAACGTTTGGTTCCAGAAGAAGACTTTACGGTGGACATCAAGGTGAAATCCGTAGCGTTGACTGAAGCTGGTGTGGCGAAGGCGGAGAAAGCGTTTGGTATCGAAAACTTGTATGATCATGCCAATGTTACGCTCAACCATCACATCGTACAGGGGTTGAAAGCCAACGTAATCATGCGTCGTGACGTCGATTATGTGGTGAGTGATGAGGAAGTACTGATTGTCGATGAGTTCACTGGCCGTCTGATGGCAGGCCGTCGTTATAGCGATGGACTACACCAGGCGATTGAAGCCAAAGAAGGCATTGAAGTACAGAACGAGAGCATGACACTTGCTACGATTACATTCCAGAACTATTTCCGGATGTACCGCAAGCTTGCGGGAATGACGGGTACAGCGAAGACTGAGGAAGAAGAGTTCAAAAAAATCTATGGTCTTGAAGTATTGCAAATTCCAACCAACCGTCCGAACAAACGGAATGATATGGCTGATGTGGTGTACAAGAGCATCGACGGCAAGTTCAAAGCGGTTGTGGAAGAAATCGTGGAACGTCACAGCAAGAACCAGCCGGTTCTGGTTGGTACGGTATCGATTGAGAACTCCGAGCGTCTTTCAGACATGCTGAAACGCCGTGGAATCAGACACCAGGTATTGAATGCCAAGTACCACGCTGAAGAAGCGGAAATCATCTCAGGTGCAGGTCAAGCAGGCGCGGTGACGATTGCAACCAATATGGCTGGACGGGGTACAGATATTATCCTGGGCGAAGGTGTCGCTGAAGTGGGCGGTCTTCATATCATTGGTACAGAGCGTCACGAATCTCGCCGGATTGATAACCAGCTGCGCGGACGTGCAGGACGTCAGGGTGACCCGGGTTCCACACAGTTCTACCTGTCACTGGGTGATGAGCTGATGAAACGTTTTGGTGCAGACAATGTATTGAACATGATGGAGCGTCTTGGTTTTGAAGAAGACCAACCGATTGAGAGCCGGATGATTACCCGTGCGGTAGAGTCGGCACAAAAACGGGTTGAAGGTAATAACTTTGACGTACGTAAAGTCGTTCTCCAATATGATGATGTCATGAACCAACAACGTGAAATTATATATAAACAGCGTCGCGAGGTGCTTGAGTCCGAGAATATCAAACAAATTGTTATGGATATGATCAAACCTTCCATTGAACGCATCGTCGAAGCGCATTGCGGTGACGATATTCCGGAAAACTGGGAACTGCAGGAAGTTGCTGACTACATGAACAGCAAATTGCTGGATGAAGGCTCCGTAACGAAGGATGATCTGTGGGGCAAGGAAGCCGAAGAGATTATCGATTACCTGTTTGAGAAAGTTCAGAACAAGTACAATGCACGTGAAGAACGAATCGGTGAAGAGATGGTTCGTGAGTTCGAGAAAGTGGTTGTGCTCCGTGCAGTAGATAGCAAATGGATGGATCACATTGATGCGATGGATCAATTGCGTCAAGGTATCCACCTTCGTGCTTACGGCGGTACAGATCCGCTGCGTGAGTACCAGTTCGAAGGCTTCGAAATGTTCCATCAGATGATTGCTTCGATCCAGGAAGAAGTGGCAACCTATGTGATGAGAGCGCAAATCGAGAGCAATCAGGAGCGTCAGGCGGTTGTGGACGAAAGTCAGATCTCGACCAGCGGCGAACCTGCGGAGAAACGTCCGGTAAAAGTGTCTGACCAGATCGGACGTAACGATCCTTGTCCATGTGGCAGCGGCAAAAAGTTCAAACACTGTCACGGTCAAGAGTAG
- the hpf gene encoding ribosome hibernation-promoting factor, HPF/YfiA family, producing MNLSIRGQQIEVTDALKDYVDKKLSRLEKYFDAPLNSDGAVTLSTTRGLHTVEVTIPLKGFVLRAEDESDDMYASIDSVVDKLERQIRKHKTKINRKFRQEGSLKTLFVEDPTGTVATAELDTETDDDDLEVVRTKRFMLKPMDVEEAILQMNMVGHNFFVFSNIENEEVSVVYKRNDGKYGLIEQG from the coding sequence ATGAATTTAAGTATTCGAGGTCAACAAATCGAGGTTACCGATGCTTTGAAAGATTATGTCGACAAAAAGTTGAGTAGACTCGAGAAGTATTTCGATGCACCCCTTAACTCTGACGGTGCTGTTACATTGAGCACGACGAGAGGCTTGCATACGGTAGAGGTGACGATCCCTTTGAAAGGCTTTGTGCTCCGCGCCGAGGATGAGAGTGACGATATGTACGCTTCCATTGACTCCGTGGTAGACAAGCTGGAACGTCAGATCCGTAAACACAAAACAAAAATTAACCGTAAGTTCCGCCAGGAAGGCAGCCTGAAAACGCTCTTCGTGGAAGATCCGACAGGCACAGTGGCTACTGCTGAACTGGATACGGAAACGGATGACGATGATTTGGAAGTGGTTCGGACGAAACGGTTTATGTTGAAACCGATGGACGTGGAAGAAGCCATTCTCCAAATGAACATGGTTGGCCATAATTTCTTCGTATTCTCCAACATTGAGAATGAAGAAGTCAGCGTTGTATACAAACGGAATGATGGAAAATACGGTTTGATCGAACAAGGTTAA
- a CDS encoding cold shock domain-containing protein: MQGKVKWFNAEKGYGFIETEDGGDVFVHFSAIQSEGFKTLEEGQSVEFDIVEGARGPQAANVIKL; encoded by the coding sequence ATGCAAGGTAAAGTAAAATGGTTCAACGCAGAAAAAGGTTACGGTTTCATTGAAACTGAAGACGGCGGCGACGTATTCGTACATTTCTCCGCAATTCAATCCGAAGGATTCAAAACTTTGGAAGAAGGTCAATCCGTAGAATTCGACATCGTCGAAGGCGCGCGTGGACCGCAAGCAGCTAACGTAATCAAATTATAA